In Bradyrhizobium manausense, the sequence GATTGCCGCCGATCTCTCCGACATGCGGCCGAGCCTGCTGCCGGGTCTGGTCGCTGCCGCGCAGGCCAATGCCGATCGCGGCTATGGCGACGTGGTGCTGTTCGAGGTCGGCCAGGTCTTCAGGGGTGATCGTCCGCAGGATCAGTTCATGACGGCGAGCGGCGTGCGCCGCGGCCTTGCGTCGTCGGAAGGATTGGGGCGGCATTGGTCCGGCTCTGATCAGGCCGACGTGTTTGACGCCAAGGCCGACGCGCTCGCGGTGCTGGCCGCGGCCGGCGCTCCCATGCAGGCGCTTCAGATCGTCGCCGGTGGTCCCGCGTGGCTGCATCCGGGCCGCTCCGGCACGATCCAGATCGGACCGCAGAACGTGCTCGGCTATTTTGGCGAGATGCATCCGCGCGCGCTGGAGGCACTCGGCGCCGACGGTCCGCTTGTCGTGTTCGAGGTGACCCTCGATCGCATCCCGGAAGCGAAGAAGAAGCCGACGCGCGCAAAACCGCTGATCGACCTGTCGGCGTTCCAGCCCGTGTCGCGCGACTTCGCCTTCATCGTTGACCGCACGGTGAAAGCCGCCGACATCGTGCGCGCTGCGCAGGGCGTCGACAGGAAGCTGATCACCGGCGTGAACGTGTTCGACCTCTATGAGGGCAAGGGCATCGACGACGGCAAGAAGTCGATCGGCATCGCCGTGACGATCCAGCCGCGCGAGAAGACGCTGACCGACCAGGAGATCGAGGCCGTCGCCGCGAAGATCGTGGCGGAGGTCACGAAGAAGACCGGCGGTACGTTGAGAGCATGACGCTTACGGACTTCCTTCCCAGGGATGTCAGTCTCACCATTGCGATGGCGCTCTGCGCCATCGCTTTCGTCTCGGGCACTGCGCGCGGCTTCTCGGGGTTCGGCGCGGCGTTGATCTTCATGCCGCTGGCAAGCAGCGTTGCGGCGCCGCGGCTGGTTGCGGCACTTCTGCTCGTCATCGATTTCGTCTCGGCCGCGCCGCTGCTGCCCAACGCCTGGCGCAAGGCGGACCGCAAGGCGACCGCCGTGATCGTGCTGGGCGCGCTGGTCGGCGTGCCCGCCGGCACCTATTTCCTCAGCGTGCTCGAGCCCGTCACCACGCGCTGGATCATCTCCTGCTTCGTCGCCGCGCTGCTTCTGCTGCTGCTGTCGGGCTGGCGCTATCGCGGCAAGGACCATGCCTGGCTCTCGGTCGGCATCGGCGGCCTCTCCGGCTTCTGCAGCGGCCTTGCGCAAACCGGCGGGCCGCCGATCGTGGGTTACTGGCTCGGCCGTCCCATTGCGCCGCTCGTCGCGCGCGCCAACATCGTGCTGTTCTTCGGCGCGTCGGATTGCTTCTCGATGCTTAGCTATGCCACGACAGGCCTGATCTCGCGCGAGTCGCTCGTGCTCTCGCTGATCGTCGGCCCGGTCTATGCGCTCGGCGTCGCCTTCGGCGCCTCGCTGTTCGGCCGCGCCAGCGAGATGGTCTTCCGCAGGATCTGCTACGCCCTGATCGCGATGGCCGTGATCACCGGGCTGCCGGTGCTGGACGGGGTGTTGCGCTAGTTGTCGTCCTGGCGAAAGCCAGGACCCATTACCCCGGTCAGCGATTGTAGCGTGAGCTGATAACTACAGGCCTTCGTACTAGATCCTGGGGTAATGGATCCTGGATCTGCGCTCCGCTTCGCTGCGCTAGTCCAGGACGACAACAGAGAGTTGCCCTAATGCCGCGGCGCGCGGCGCTTCCTCGTCGACTGCGTCGGCACGTCGGCCGGTTCGTCCTTCAGCGCACCGATCTTGCGCAGCGCGGCGTCGGCGGCGCGTTCGCCGCTTTCCCAGGCGCCGTCGACGGTGCCCCAGAGCGTGTCGTGCGTGGCTTCGCCGGCGAGGAACATGTTGCCGACCGGCTCGCTCAAGATTTTTCGCGACAGCTGTCCGCCGGGCGAAGCCGCCGACATCGCGCCCATGACATAGGGCGAGGCGTTCCAGCGCGTCGCAGCGGTCTTCTGCCCGGCGGCCGTCGCCTCGCTGCCAAACAGTTTCGTGATCCACTCCTTCGCGAAGGCCGCCATCGCCTTCTCGCCCTGCTCCGAGAGATCGCGGCCGAACGAACCGCAGACGTCGATCGAACACAGCGAGGATCCGCCGATATTGGCGTACATCAGCGCGGTGCGCGTCGAGTTGCTTTGCTCGATCAGGATGTCGTCACGCGAGAGTCCGAGCGGATTGCCCGGCAGTTGCAGCACGATGTGATCGTAGCTGCCGAGCGTGAGCTTTGACGCGGCGTCCAGGGTGCGCTTGGGAATGTCGGGCGCGAACTTGATCGCGCCTGACATGAGCACGTTGGTCGAGACCGTGATGATGGCGGCGCGGGCGACGATCTTGCCCGATTGCGTCTCCACGCTGACGTCGCGATTGCTCCAGAGGATGCGGCTGGCCGGCGTCGAAAGCACGATCGGCGCCTGCTCGCCGAGTTTGGCGATCAACGTGCCCAGACCCTGACGACAGGCGATCGGAGCGTTGCGATCCTGTGCGCGCGCCTTGTCGATCGCCGACAGTTCCTTCAGATCCTTGCCGGCAAAGCTCGCGCCGAGCACGAATTCGGCGGCGCCCGCCCAATCGCCGAGATCCTTTGGCAGGACCGACCCGCAAGACGTGTCGAGCTTGCCACGCGCGGCCTCGTCGATGGCACGGTTGGCACGCACCAGCGCCGCCAGAAAGTCCTCGGTCTCGCCCGCGCGCGCATTGCGGCGGCCGATGCGCATCTTCTGGCCCGAGGGGGCCGGCGAGACATCGAGCCCGGCGCTGCGCGCAAGGCGGATCATCGGATTGGTCTCGGGATTGTGCATCCAGCGTGCACCGCGGTCGAACGGCACATCGAAGGTAGAGCTATCCGTGATGCAGCGCCCGCCGATCTGCGAGGACGCCTCCACCACCACGACCTTGCGATTGGCCGCCAAGACGCGCCGCGCTGCAGCGATACCCGCCGCTCCCGCACCGATCACGACAATGTCAGCCTCGCGCGGCAGCGGTGCGGCCGTTGCGCGCAGGACCGGCGCTGCGGCAAAGGCCGCCGACGCCGATAGGAAGCTGCGGCGCGTGATTGTCATGTCATGGTTTCCGGGGACTTGCAGCGAACGGGAACAGCCAGCGAACTTTGCCGCATCTGATGTTGCGCAGCAACCATCATGGTGAATCAATCGTGCTTGAGGTCACAGACCCATGAACCGAATTGCAACAGGTTTCGACCATGATACAGATGGAAAAAAAGATGGCCAGAAAGGCCCGGGGGAGTTCATGGGGACGGTCCTAGATTCAGTCGGCAAGGTGATCGCCGCGTACCTCTCGAAGGAGGTGCCGGGCTACGAGCCGTTCACGCCGAGCGACCCCGAGCACCTGCGCGGCGTGATCCAGCCCGGCGACGTCATGCTGGTCGAGGGTAACAACCGCATCTCCGGCATCATCAAATATCTGACGCAGTCGACCTGGTCGCATGCCGCGCTCTATGTGGGTCCGGTCGAAGGCGCGGTGGAGCCCGACGGCGAGCCGCATGTGCTGATCGAGGCCAATATCGGCGAGGGCGTCACCTCCGCGCCGCTGTCGAAATATTTCCCCTATCACACCCGCCTCTGTCGTCCGGTCGGGCTGTCCTACGAGGACCGCACCACGGTGTGCCGCTATGCGATCAACCGCATCGGCTTCGGCTACGACACCAAGAACATCATCGACCTGATGCGCTTCCTGTTCCCGCTCCCGGTGCCGCAGCGCTGGCGGCGGCGCATGATCGCGATCGGCTCGGGCGATCCGACCAAGATCATCTGCTCCGCGCTGATCGCGCAGGCCTTCGACGCCGTGCGCTACCCGATCCTGCCGAAGATCACCAAGGCCGGTAGCCGCGCCGCCCGCCGGGAGATCCTGCACATCCGCGATTCCTCGCTCTACATGCCCCGCGACTTCGACATCTCGCCCTATTTCGAAGTCGTCAAACCCACCATCGTGCACGGCTTCGACTACACAGCCCTGCACTGGGCCGACAAGCAAAAGCCGCTCGAGGAGGTAGCGGGCTCATTCGGTGTGTTTCCAGAAACGGTCAGTTCGCCGCCGCTCGTTCCTGAAGCGATTGACGAAGAAGCGCCGGCTGAGGTTCCGGCTGAGCAAGTGAACGCGGTGACCGCTGAGGTCGAACGCGGCTCCGATCATTTGCCGCTGCTGAAGAGGCTCGCGATGTACCGGCCGAGACGCCGGGGACGCTCGCGAGAGAGGGCAGCCTAGAGAATTCCAACCACCGCCATTTGCGAGCGCAGCGGAGCAATCCAGAATCTTCCGCGGAGGGATTCTGGATTGCTTCGTCGCTACGCTCCTCGCAATGACGGGAAAGCCTACCGCTCCGCCCGCCCGATCACCGCCATCAGTTCCGCAATCTTTTCCCGCTGGTCCGACTTGTCGCCGCTCGCGATCGCATGCTCGACGCAGTGCGCGACGTGGTCCTTCAAGACCTCTTCCTCGACCCGGCGCAGCGCGGCCCGCACCGCCGAGATCTGCGTGACGATGTCGATGCAGTAGCGGTCCTCCTCCACCATCTTCGAGAGGCCGCGAACCTGGCCCTCGATCCGGCCGAGGCGTTTTCCGACGGATGCCTTGATGTCCTTGCGCATGAGGTCTATATACCCCTACCGGGTATCGGTTACAAGGCCGGAGTGCAGGAATGAACGAAGCGGACCACAGCCATCATCATGACGGAGACACGCAGTCCGGATGCGGCTGCTCCGCAAAGCCCGCGCCCAAACCTGCCGCGTCGTCCTGCTGCGGCGGACATGGCAATCGTGCCGATCATGCCCATCATCATGCTCATGACAATGGCGCGGCCACTGCAAAGGTTCTCGATCCCGTCTGCGGCATGACGGTCGATCCTGCGACCTCGAAGCATCGCTTCGAGCATCGCGGCGAGACCTTTCATTTCTGTTCGGCCGGCTGCCGCACCAAATTCGCTGCCGATCCCGCAAAATATCTCGCCAGGGAGAAGGCGCCCGAGCCGGAGATGCCTGCAGGCACGATCTACACCTGCCCGATGCATCCGGAGATCCGCCAGGCCGGTCCCGGCAGCTGCCCGATCTGCGGCATGGCGCTGGAGCCGGACGTGGTGAGCCTGGAGTCAGGTCCCAACCCGGAACTCGCCGACATGACGCGGCGATTCTGGATCGGCGGGGCGTTGGCGTTGCCGCCGGTGGTGCTGGAGATGGGCGGCCATCTCGCGGGTCCCCACAACTGGATCGACCCTGTGCTGTCGAACTGGATTCAGCTCGTGTTCGCCACTCCGGTGGTGCTCTGGGCCGGCTGGCCATTTTTAGTACGCGGCTGGCAATCACTGCGCACGCGCAACCTCAACATGTTCACGCTGATCGCGATGGGCACTGGCGTCGCCTATATCTACAGTCTGATCGGCACCCTCGCGCCGCAGATTTTCCCTGAAACCTTCCGCGATCATGGCGGCGCCGTTGCCGTCTATTTCGAAGCCGCCGCGGTGATCACCGTTCTGGTCTTGCTCGGCCAGGTGCTGGAGCTGCGCGCCCGCGATGCAACGTCAGGCGCGATCAAGGCGCTGTTGCAGCTGGCGCCAAAGACCGCGCGACGCGTCGATGCTGACGGCAGCGAGCATGAAGTCGAGATCGACACGCTCCATGCCGGCGACCGCCTGCGTGTTCGTCCCGGCGAGAAGGTCCCGGTCGACGGCGTGATCATCGAAGGACGTTCCTCGCTCGACGAGTCGCTGGTGACAGGCGAGTCCATGCCCGTCACCAAGGAGACCGGCGCAAACGTCATCGCCGGCACGCTCAATCAATCCGGCAGCTTCATCATGCGCGCCGACAAGGTCGGGCGCGAGACGCTGCTGTCGCAGATCGTGCAGATGGTCGCCGACGCACAGCGCTCACGCGCCCCGATCCAGCGGCTGGCCGATCAGGTCGCCGGCTGGTTCGTGCCATCAGTCATCGCCGTTGCCATCATCGCCTTCGCTGCATGGGCCTGGTACGGGCCGGAGCCGCGACTGGCTTTCGGTCTCGTCGCCGCCGTCAGCGTGCTGATCATCGCCTGCCCCTGTGCACTGGGTCTTGCCACCCCGATGTCAATCATGGTCGGCGTCGGCCGCGGCGCACAAGCTGGCGTGCTGATCAAGAATGCCGAAGCGCTGGAGCGGATGGAGAAGATCGATACGCTGGTGGTCGACAAGACAGGCACGCTGACCGAAGGCAAGCCCAAGGTCGTCGGGATCGTGCCGGCATCCGGCTTTGCCGAGGATGACATCCTGCGGCTTGCAGCCAGTGTGGAGCGCGCCAGCGAACATCCGCTGGCCGACGCCATCATGCGCGCGGCAAAGGAAAAGCAGCTCGCTCTTGGCCGGGTGGAAGCGTTCGATTCGCCGACGGGCAAGGGCGCGACCGGCAAGGTCGACGGCAAGTCCATCACGCTCGGCAACGCGAAATATCTGGCATCGATCGGCATTGACACAAAGGCGCTTGATGCCGAGGC encodes:
- a CDS encoding sulfite exporter TauE/SafE family protein; this translates as MTLTDFLPRDVSLTIAMALCAIAFVSGTARGFSGFGAALIFMPLASSVAAPRLVAALLLVIDFVSAAPLLPNAWRKADRKATAVIVLGALVGVPAGTYFLSVLEPVTTRWIISCFVAALLLLLLSGWRYRGKDHAWLSVGIGGLSGFCSGLAQTGGPPIVGYWLGRPIAPLVARANIVLFFGASDCFSMLSYATTGLISRESLVLSLIVGPVYALGVAFGASLFGRASEMVFRRICYALIAMAVITGLPVLDGVLR
- a CDS encoding flavin monoamine oxidase family protein, producing MTITRRSFLSASAAFAAAPVLRATAAPLPREADIVVIGAGAAGIAAARRVLAANRKVVVVEASSQIGGRCITDSSTFDVPFDRGARWMHNPETNPMIRLARSAGLDVSPAPSGQKMRIGRRNARAGETEDFLAALVRANRAIDEAARGKLDTSCGSVLPKDLGDWAGAAEFVLGASFAGKDLKELSAIDKARAQDRNAPIACRQGLGTLIAKLGEQAPIVLSTPASRILWSNRDVSVETQSGKIVARAAIITVSTNVLMSGAIKFAPDIPKRTLDAASKLTLGSYDHIVLQLPGNPLGLSRDDILIEQSNSTRTALMYANIGGSSLCSIDVCGSFGRDLSEQGEKAMAAFAKEWITKLFGSEATAAGQKTAATRWNASPYVMGAMSAASPGGQLSRKILSEPVGNMFLAGEATHDTLWGTVDGAWESGERAADAALRKIGALKDEPADVPTQSTRKRRAPRH
- a CDS encoding YiiX/YebB-like N1pC/P60 family cysteine hydrolase produces the protein MGTVLDSVGKVIAAYLSKEVPGYEPFTPSDPEHLRGVIQPGDVMLVEGNNRISGIIKYLTQSTWSHAALYVGPVEGAVEPDGEPHVLIEANIGEGVTSAPLSKYFPYHTRLCRPVGLSYEDRTTVCRYAINRIGFGYDTKNIIDLMRFLFPLPVPQRWRRRMIAIGSGDPTKIICSALIAQAFDAVRYPILPKITKAGSRAARREILHIRDSSLYMPRDFDISPYFEVVKPTIVHGFDYTALHWADKQKPLEEVAGSFGVFPETVSSPPLVPEAIDEEAPAEVPAEQVNAVTAEVERGSDHLPLLKRLAMYRPRRRGRSRERAA
- a CDS encoding metal-sensitive transcriptional regulator; this encodes MRKDIKASVGKRLGRIEGQVRGLSKMVEEDRYCIDIVTQISAVRAALRRVEEEVLKDHVAHCVEHAIASGDKSDQREKIAELMAVIGRAER
- a CDS encoding heavy metal translocating P-type ATPase, which produces MNEADHSHHHDGDTQSGCGCSAKPAPKPAASSCCGGHGNRADHAHHHAHDNGAATAKVLDPVCGMTVDPATSKHRFEHRGETFHFCSAGCRTKFAADPAKYLAREKAPEPEMPAGTIYTCPMHPEIRQAGPGSCPICGMALEPDVVSLESGPNPELADMTRRFWIGGALALPPVVLEMGGHLAGPHNWIDPVLSNWIQLVFATPVVLWAGWPFLVRGWQSLRTRNLNMFTLIAMGTGVAYIYSLIGTLAPQIFPETFRDHGGAVAVYFEAAAVITVLVLLGQVLELRARDATSGAIKALLQLAPKTARRVDADGSEHEVEIDTLHAGDRLRVRPGEKVPVDGVIIEGRSSLDESLVTGESMPVTKETGANVIAGTLNQSGSFIMRADKVGRETLLSQIVQMVADAQRSRAPIQRLADQVAGWFVPSVIAVAIIAFAAWAWYGPEPRLAFGLVAAVSVLIIACPCALGLATPMSIMVGVGRGAQAGVLIKNAEALERMEKIDTLVVDKTGTLTEGKPKVVGIVPASGFAEDDILRLAASVERASEHPLADAIMRAAKEKQLALGRVEAFDSPTGKGATGKVDGKSITLGNAKYLASIGIDTKALDAEAERLRGDGATVINMAIDGALAGLFAIADPVKASTPEALRALAAEGIKVIMLTGDNRTTADAVARRLGIADIEAEVLPDQKSAVVTSLQKAGRSVAMAGDGVNDAPALAAAEVGIAMGTGTDVAMESAGVTLLKGDLTGIVRARKLSQATMSNIRQNLFFAFIYNAAGIPIAAGILYPAFGVLLSPIIAAAAMALSSVSVVGNALRLRATRL